A portion of the Adhaeribacter radiodurans genome contains these proteins:
- a CDS encoding OmpA family protein: protein MNTNKEDFFWPSYVDLMTSLFIVMLVLFVLSYKLFKDKESELLVQVEQLNKIREIEVALKGLEGKYFKFDPVNKRHELKVQTKFDPNSWVIKEADKKDLYAAGLTLKKIIDDIKQDQGVKYLVIIEGMAARDPYDPSFHIRQRDYGYQLSYNRALALLNLWQSRNINFDEKRFEVIIAGSGFYGTGRYKNKREYDNKRFLIQVIPKIGKIEQRVVTATKK from the coding sequence TTGAACACCAATAAAGAAGACTTTTTCTGGCCGAGTTACGTGGACTTAATGACGAGTTTGTTCATTGTCATGCTCGTATTGTTTGTGCTCAGCTATAAATTATTTAAAGATAAAGAAAGCGAGTTGCTGGTGCAGGTAGAGCAACTGAATAAAATCCGGGAAATTGAAGTGGCCTTAAAAGGTCTGGAAGGAAAATATTTTAAATTTGACCCGGTAAATAAACGCCACGAATTAAAAGTACAAACCAAATTTGACCCGAATAGCTGGGTAATTAAAGAAGCCGACAAAAAAGATTTATACGCGGCGGGCCTTACGTTAAAAAAGATCATCGACGATATTAAGCAAGACCAAGGCGTAAAGTACCTGGTAATTATTGAAGGCATGGCCGCCCGCGATCCTTACGATCCTTCCTTTCATATCCGGCAACGCGATTACGGTTACCAGCTGAGCTACAACCGCGCTTTAGCACTATTAAATTTGTGGCAGAGCCGCAACATTAATTTTGATGAAAAACGGTTTGAAGTAATTATTGCGGGAAGTGGTTTTTACGGTACCGGCCGGTATAAAAACAAACGCGAGTACGATAACAAACGGTTTTTAATTCAGGTTATCCCCAAAATCGGAAAGATTGAGCAACGGGTGGTAACTGCCACTAAGAAATAA
- a CDS encoding endonuclease domain-containing protein produces MTTAQHHFYNKQLKGLAKTLREDSTKAEVRLWCELLSKGKLGYSFLRQRPIGDFIADFMCKELKLILEVDGYSHSFKTEADIERDKLLTNLGFTVLRFTDEEVMKDLPNVQRTLEYWITERQR; encoded by the coding sequence ATGACAACAGCGCAACATCACTTTTATAATAAACAGCTTAAAGGATTAGCAAAAACTTTAAGAGAAGATTCTACCAAAGCCGAAGTAAGATTATGGTGCGAGTTGCTAAGTAAAGGTAAGTTGGGTTATTCTTTCCTGCGGCAAAGACCCATTGGTGACTTTATTGCCGATTTTATGTGTAAGGAGTTAAAATTAATTTTAGAGGTAGACGGTTATTCTCATTCTTTTAAAACTGAAGCAGACATAGAAAGGGATAAGCTATTAACTAACTTAGGGTTTACTGTTTTAAGATTTACTGATGAGGAAGTGATGAAAGACTTACCTAATGTACAGCGAACCCTTGAATATTGGATAACGGAAAGGCAGAGGTAA
- the rplS gene encoding 50S ribosomal protein L19, with amino-acid sequence MSQLLDLIQQEYNEKRAGIPDFAAGDTINIHVKIREGNKERIQQFQGVVIQRKNPNSNGETFTVRKVSNQIGLERIFPLLSPNIEKIEVIRRGKVRRARLYYLRGLSGKASRIKERRFKTA; translated from the coding sequence ATGAGCCAATTATTAGACCTCATTCAACAAGAATACAACGAAAAGCGGGCAGGTATTCCTGATTTCGCGGCTGGTGATACCATTAATATCCACGTAAAAATCCGGGAAGGTAACAAAGAGCGGATTCAGCAGTTTCAAGGAGTAGTTATTCAGCGTAAAAACCCAAATTCAAACGGCGAAACTTTTACAGTGCGTAAGGTATCTAACCAAATTGGTTTGGAGCGTATTTTCCCATTATTATCCCCTAACATCGAAAAGATTGAAGTTATTCGTCGGGGTAAAGTAAGAAGAGCCCGTTTATATTATCTGCGTGGTCTTTCTGGTAAAGCTTCCAGAATCAAAGAGCGTCGTTTTAAAACTGCTTAA
- the atpC gene encoding ATP synthase F1 subunit epsilon: protein MYLEIITPDKKVFEGEVAGAKFPGTQGSFEVLNNHAPIISTLENGEIRITTPTGQQFFQVDGGVVEVLNNKIIVLAESISA from the coding sequence ATGTATTTAGAGATTATTACTCCTGATAAAAAAGTATTTGAAGGCGAAGTAGCGGGGGCGAAGTTTCCGGGTACCCAGGGTTCATTTGAAGTGTTAAATAACCACGCACCTATTATTAGCACCTTGGAGAACGGTGAGATTCGGATTACTACACCTACTGGTCAACAATTCTTTCAGGTGGATGGTGGAGTGGTAGAGGTGCTAAATAATAAAATTATAGTGCTAGCCGAATCCATTTCTGCATAA
- the atpD gene encoding F0F1 ATP synthase subunit beta — MANIGRITQVIGPVVDVSFSGENSKLPNILDALEVTKANGQKIVLECQQHLGEDRIRTIAMDSTEGLTRGAEVVDMGSPIKMPTGDDVRGRLFNVVGEAIDGIAQPKSTGGLSIHRSAPRFEDLATSSEVLYTGIKVIDLLEPYVKGGKIGLFGGAGVGKTVLIMELVNNIAKAYGGLSVFAGVGERTREGNDLLREFLESDVIKYGEEFKHSMEEGGWDLSKVDAEALKDSKATLVFGQMNEPPGARARVALSGLTVAESFRDGDGTGQGRDILFFIDNIFRFTQAGSEVSALLGRMPSAVGYQPTLATEMGAMQERITSTKRGSITSVQAVYVPADDLTDPAPATTFAHLDATTVLSRKIAELGIYPAVDPLDSTSRILNAQTLGDEHYNTAQRVKEILQRYKELQDIIAILGMDELSDEDKLVVHRARRVQRFLSQPFHVAEQFTGLKGVLVDIKDTIRGFNEIMDGKYDHLPEVAFNLVGSIEDAVAKGERLIAEAK, encoded by the coding sequence ATGGCGAATATTGGCAGAATTACCCAGGTTATCGGTCCGGTAGTGGACGTTAGCTTTTCGGGTGAAAACTCTAAATTACCAAATATATTGGACGCGCTGGAGGTAACAAAAGCCAACGGCCAGAAAATTGTTCTCGAATGTCAGCAGCATTTGGGCGAAGACCGGATCCGTACAATTGCGATGGACTCTACCGAGGGACTTACCCGTGGAGCTGAAGTAGTGGATATGGGTTCTCCGATTAAAATGCCTACTGGTGACGATGTAAGAGGTCGTCTTTTTAACGTAGTAGGGGAAGCTATTGATGGTATTGCTCAACCAAAAAGTACAGGTGGATTATCGATTCACCGGAGTGCTCCACGCTTTGAAGATTTAGCTACTTCTTCGGAAGTATTATATACCGGTATTAAAGTAATTGACTTGCTTGAACCTTATGTAAAAGGTGGTAAGATTGGCCTTTTTGGAGGAGCTGGAGTAGGTAAAACGGTATTAATTATGGAACTGGTAAACAACATTGCGAAAGCGTATGGTGGTTTATCAGTGTTTGCCGGAGTAGGAGAACGTACCCGCGAAGGAAACGACTTACTACGCGAATTCTTAGAATCGGATGTAATTAAATACGGCGAAGAATTTAAACATTCCATGGAAGAAGGCGGATGGGACTTATCTAAAGTAGATGCCGAAGCCTTAAAAGATTCAAAAGCTACCTTAGTGTTTGGGCAGATGAACGAACCACCAGGAGCCCGTGCCCGCGTTGCTTTATCTGGTTTAACTGTAGCCGAAAGCTTCCGCGATGGCGATGGTACCGGTCAAGGTCGAGATATTCTTTTCTTTATTGATAATATTTTCCGCTTTACTCAAGCAGGTTCAGAAGTATCGGCTCTTTTAGGCCGTATGCCTTCGGCGGTAGGTTATCAGCCTACATTAGCTACCGAAATGGGAGCGATGCAGGAACGTATTACTTCTACCAAACGGGGTTCTATTACTTCTGTACAGGCCGTTTACGTACCTGCTGATGACTTAACTGACCCGGCCCCTGCTACAACATTTGCTCACTTAGATGCTACAACGGTACTTTCCCGTAAAATTGCTGAGTTAGGTATTTACCCGGCGGTGGATCCACTGGATTCAACTTCTCGCATTTTGAACGCACAAACTTTAGGTGATGAGCATTATAATACGGCTCAGCGGGTGAAAGAAATTTTACAGCGTTACAAAGAACTTCAGGATATTATTGCTATTCTGGGTATGGACGAATTATCTGACGAAGATAAATTAGTAGTACACAGAGCCCGTCGGGTACAGCGTTTCTTATCGCAGCCTTTCCACGTGGCAGAACAGTTTACCGGCTTAAAAGGAGTACTGGTAGACATTAAAGATACTATCCGGGGCTTTAACGAAATTATGGATGGTAAATACGACCATTTGCCAGAAGTAGCGTTCAACCTGGTAGGTTCTATTGAAGACGCTGTAGCTAAAGGTGAGCGCTTAATAGCCGAAGCAAAATAA
- a CDS encoding 50S ribosomal protein L25/general stress protein Ctc, which yields MKTLEIIGFKRANLGKKESKDLRAEANVPCVLYGGSEQVAFYSPAILFRDLVYSPDVHIVDLNIEGTHYKAIMQDLQFHPVNEMLLHVDFLELKEDKEVKIEVPVRFVGVSPGVLSGGKLVAKLRKLKIKALPANLPDSIDVDISDLELGRSVKVGKIKAEGYTILSNPASPVATVTIPRALKQQQNEK from the coding sequence ATGAAAACTTTAGAGATTATAGGGTTTAAAAGAGCAAATCTCGGTAAAAAAGAATCAAAAGATCTGCGTGCCGAAGCAAATGTACCATGTGTATTATACGGTGGCTCAGAGCAAGTAGCTTTTTACTCTCCTGCTATTCTTTTCCGCGATTTAGTTTACTCCCCAGATGTTCACATTGTAGATTTAAACATTGAAGGCACTCACTACAAAGCTATCATGCAAGACTTACAGTTTCATCCGGTAAACGAGATGTTGCTGCACGTAGACTTTTTAGAATTAAAAGAGGATAAAGAAGTTAAGATTGAAGTTCCGGTTCGTTTTGTAGGCGTTTCTCCAGGTGTTCTTTCCGGTGGTAAATTAGTTGCTAAATTACGTAAACTTAAAATTAAAGCTTTACCAGCTAACCTTCCGGATAGCATTGATGTGGATATCTCCGATTTAGAGTTAGGTCGTTCGGTAAAAGTTGGTAAAATTAAAGCCGAAGGTTACACTATTTTATCAAACCCTGCTTCACCGGTAGCTACTGTTACTATACCGCGGGCGCTAAAACAACAGCAAAACGAAAAGTAA
- a CDS encoding ribose-phosphate pyrophosphokinase, with protein sequence MAQVKIFSGSQSVQLAEKIAAAYGTTLGDISLQKFSDGEISASFNESVRGCHVFLIQSTFPPSDNLMELMLMADAAKRASATQVAVVVPYYGYARQDRKDKPRVAIGAKVVADAIQAAGADRLMTCDLHAGQIQGFFDIPVDHLDGSAIFVPYIKSLQLENLTFASPDVGGLVRARTFAKRFGAELVVCDKHRARANEVASMQVIGNVEGMDVVLVDDMVDTAGTITLAANLLKEKGAKSVRAIATHAVLSGPAYERIENSVLEELVVSNTIPLRQESSKIKVLSFADLFARAISNVVTHESISSLFL encoded by the coding sequence ATGGCGCAGGTCAAAATCTTTTCGGGTTCGCAATCGGTCCAACTGGCCGAAAAAATTGCTGCTGCCTATGGCACCACGCTGGGAGATATCAGCTTACAGAAATTCAGCGATGGTGAAATTTCCGCTAGTTTTAACGAATCAGTGCGCGGTTGTCACGTTTTCCTGATTCAGTCTACTTTTCCTCCATCCGATAACTTAATGGAGTTGATGCTGATGGCAGATGCGGCCAAACGGGCTTCGGCTACCCAGGTAGCCGTGGTAGTACCCTATTACGGTTATGCCCGTCAGGATCGGAAAGACAAACCCCGGGTTGCTATTGGGGCTAAAGTGGTAGCTGATGCTATTCAGGCAGCTGGAGCCGACCGCCTCATGACCTGCGATTTACATGCCGGCCAGATTCAAGGTTTTTTCGATATTCCCGTAGATCACCTGGATGGTTCGGCCATTTTTGTTCCTTACATTAAAAGCTTACAACTCGAAAACTTAACCTTTGCTTCGCCGGATGTAGGAGGCTTAGTTCGAGCTCGCACTTTTGCGAAACGCTTTGGCGCGGAGTTAGTAGTTTGCGATAAACACCGGGCACGGGCCAACGAAGTAGCCAGTATGCAAGTAATCGGAAACGTAGAAGGCATGGACGTGGTTTTAGTAGACGACATGGTAGATACAGCTGGTACCATTACTTTAGCGGCTAATTTATTAAAAGAAAAAGGAGCGAAAAGCGTGCGGGCAATTGCTACTCACGCTGTTTTATCCGGACCAGCTTACGAACGCATCGAAAATTCGGTATTAGAAGAATTAGTAGTTTCGAACACGATTCCACTACGCCAGGAGTCTTCTAAAATAAAGGTTTTATCTTTTGCCGATTTATTTGCCCGGGCAATTAGTAACGTAGTTACCCACGAATCTATTAGTTCGCTGTTTTTGTAG
- a CDS encoding acetate and sugar kinases/Hsc70/actin family protein — MPKVLRLHDKGKQQIEGWQQSSPITHIELNDITDPTGAKASKIVTSIPTPFARMHLFETAFDFVNSDKSGNRNSIYHELVSHYWDLFELIFNYHQYAQAGKKITLRRWNIDSELQALRNNPATKILGDTLRLFLNDDRFTGFSDLYLVYYEYHLPNGEAAERLIGGTSPFTLFFTAPTVQPLDIERPQAKGHYFDKNTVLLHERDKAFQDFVYGLFMVKPELRSKCFCGSVFANLQTERFNAMELRGEVSPASFDAQYIPLADANSNPVLVKNVALPTRSNRIEINSDLFVRISPGVPHPGTLPIVLKPNLKIEANYINGQRWDNATTVPWADPLPLESRVLPGKKYKYPFLTINDFLEEYLVELPYEVNTERFQVGQIAYSYGADTRVKHKFPYLLPIKRTFFDYFEVRDLYEFLTFTIDINHVKVSLKIPVQNGQFVTYERSYYQNPQNVKDEFGREIPEKGATIRAKVGLGIFPFYKMRNQPQHNDLYKVMLVDDDTAPSLVNKSYDLNFYVGNHRIEGQGGSRSATKTQRTSKTSVGAGSTYYEVKHTHFDYVELVCPQGQEVKGLIVPKWTELDRGTQNFTFSIDFGTTNTFVSYNNAPNAHPKTFTIGENDMQVVLLNKPSNDLNKTIYERYRAGFGELFPVLLIQNREFVPSFIGTEQGSVFEFPIRTATCETPNFPNETMSVLGNINIGFGINSEVAVVQQARYVTNLKWSLELDTQGEARVEAFFRELLYLIKHKVALNNGIIENTRLIWFRPLSFDMFSLNQFKQKWDEAYQDIFKTSEFTVSLTESVAPYYYLTATNQVIPNSNENVVNIDIGGGTTDLLFIKGKQPTYSTSFRFAGDDLWGEGYNRLQGSGKHNGFLQLYDQESRNVPVSGSIQQARTAFELAMRNDQFRSEDVVSLLFNYDDELKFSHQLMKARHLRIIFYLHYTSIIYHVAQLVKHLDMETPRYVCFSGEGSLYIKLLSGGPNMLVVERLTKTILKKVTSKEPKQNFKIILADNPKEATANGGVLFQGSTQQTEYGHIQEVKLVGGQELQDIRSNFTTTEQIDSTVRQSVVENAKAYLKLVLQDPEVTSMLPDLGVQIDPNFLLPYLQNEVEDSLSIGLNQTHQNLRADEVLAETLFFYPFKQTLYQLSRDLYERHYASKATV; from the coding sequence ATGCCGAAAGTACTGCGCTTGCACGATAAAGGAAAACAGCAAATAGAAGGCTGGCAGCAATCCTCGCCGATCACGCATATTGAACTGAATGATATAACTGACCCCACCGGGGCCAAAGCCAGTAAAATTGTTACTTCCATCCCGACGCCATTTGCCCGGATGCACTTGTTCGAGACGGCCTTCGATTTTGTGAACTCCGATAAAAGTGGAAATCGTAACTCTATTTACCACGAGTTGGTATCGCATTACTGGGATTTGTTCGAGCTGATTTTTAATTACCACCAATACGCCCAAGCCGGCAAAAAAATTACACTACGCCGCTGGAACATCGACAGCGAGTTGCAAGCCTTGCGGAATAATCCGGCTACTAAAATTTTGGGCGATACCCTGCGACTGTTCCTAAACGACGACCGCTTTACCGGTTTCTCGGATTTATACCTGGTTTACTACGAATACCATTTACCGAACGGCGAAGCGGCGGAACGCTTGATTGGCGGTACCTCGCCTTTTACCTTGTTCTTTACCGCGCCTACCGTGCAGCCCCTGGATATTGAGCGACCACAGGCCAAAGGACATTACTTTGATAAAAATACAGTATTGCTACACGAGCGGGACAAAGCTTTTCAGGATTTCGTGTACGGGTTATTTATGGTAAAACCAGAGCTGCGGAGCAAGTGCTTCTGCGGCAGTGTGTTTGCCAATTTACAAACGGAGCGTTTTAATGCCATGGAGTTGCGGGGCGAGGTATCGCCAGCAAGTTTTGATGCTCAGTACATTCCCTTAGCCGACGCGAACAGCAACCCGGTACTGGTTAAAAATGTAGCGCTGCCTACCCGTTCCAACCGCATCGAAATAAACAGCGATTTGTTCGTGCGCATTAGTCCGGGGGTGCCGCACCCGGGTACTTTGCCCATTGTACTCAAGCCAAATTTAAAAATTGAGGCCAATTACATTAACGGGCAGCGCTGGGATAACGCCACTACCGTACCTTGGGCTGACCCGCTACCGCTCGAAAGCCGGGTGCTGCCGGGTAAAAAATACAAATATCCATTCCTGACGATTAATGATTTTCTGGAAGAATACCTGGTAGAATTGCCTTACGAGGTAAACACCGAACGTTTCCAGGTAGGGCAGATTGCATATAGTTACGGCGCTGATACCCGCGTGAAGCACAAGTTTCCGTATTTACTGCCAATAAAACGTACTTTCTTCGATTATTTTGAAGTACGGGATTTATACGAATTCCTCACGTTTACCATCGACATCAACCACGTTAAGGTAAGCTTGAAAATACCGGTGCAAAACGGGCAATTTGTAACGTACGAGCGTAGTTATTATCAGAATCCGCAGAACGTAAAAGACGAGTTTGGCCGCGAAATACCAGAAAAAGGGGCTACTATCCGGGCCAAAGTAGGATTGGGTATTTTCCCATTCTATAAGATGCGTAACCAGCCGCAGCATAATGATTTGTACAAAGTAATGCTCGTGGACGATGATACTGCTCCTTCGCTGGTGAACAAAAGCTACGACCTGAATTTTTACGTGGGTAACCACCGCATTGAAGGGCAGGGCGGTAGTCGCAGCGCTACCAAAACGCAACGCACTTCTAAAACCTCCGTGGGAGCAGGTTCTACGTATTACGAGGTGAAACATACCCACTTTGATTATGTCGAGTTGGTTTGTCCGCAAGGGCAGGAAGTGAAAGGTTTAATTGTCCCAAAATGGACCGAACTGGACCGCGGTACTCAAAATTTTACATTCTCTATTGATTTTGGTACGACCAACACTTTTGTGTCTTATAATAATGCTCCAAATGCCCATCCAAAAACTTTTACCATAGGTGAAAACGATATGCAGGTGGTGCTGCTCAACAAACCTTCTAATGATTTAAACAAAACAATATACGAAAGATATAGAGCAGGATTTGGCGAGTTATTTCCTGTATTATTAATTCAGAACCGCGAGTTTGTGCCATCATTTATTGGTACAGAACAAGGTAGCGTATTTGAGTTCCCAATTCGGACTGCTACTTGCGAGACGCCAAACTTTCCTAACGAAACTATGAGCGTACTAGGTAATATTAATATTGGTTTTGGTATTAACTCAGAAGTAGCTGTTGTACAACAGGCTCGTTATGTAACTAACCTGAAATGGTCTCTAGAACTAGATACCCAAGGTGAAGCCCGTGTTGAAGCATTTTTCCGAGAGTTACTTTATCTAATTAAACACAAAGTAGCGCTCAACAATGGTATCATCGAAAACACTCGCCTGATTTGGTTCCGACCACTAAGTTTTGATATGTTCTCACTGAACCAGTTTAAGCAAAAATGGGACGAAGCCTATCAAGACATTTTTAAAACTTCTGAGTTTACCGTATCACTCACTGAATCCGTAGCACCATATTATTATCTTACTGCTACTAATCAGGTTATACCTAATAGTAATGAGAATGTAGTAAATATCGATATTGGAGGTGGTACCACAGATTTATTATTTATAAAAGGTAAACAGCCCACATATAGTACTTCGTTTCGGTTTGCTGGAGACGACTTGTGGGGAGAAGGCTATAATCGCCTACAGGGAAGTGGAAAACATAACGGCTTTTTACAGCTATATGATCAGGAGAGCCGTAATGTGCCAGTATCTGGTTCAATTCAACAAGCTCGGACAGCATTTGAATTAGCTATGAGAAATGACCAATTTCGGTCGGAGGATGTTGTAAGTTTGTTATTTAATTATGATGATGAATTGAAATTTAGTCACCAGCTTATGAAAGCTCGGCATTTGCGTATTATTTTTTACCTGCATTACACCAGTATTATCTACCACGTAGCGCAGTTAGTTAAGCACCTAGATATGGAAACCCCAAGATATGTATGTTTCAGTGGGGAAGGTAGTTTGTACATTAAATTGCTTAGTGGCGGCCCCAACATGCTGGTGGTGGAACGTTTAACTAAAACCATTCTGAAGAAAGTAACCAGTAAAGAACCCAAGCAGAATTTTAAAATTATTCTGGCCGATAACCCGAAAGAAGCCACGGCTAACGGCGGCGTATTGTTCCAAGGTTCAACGCAGCAAACCGAGTACGGACATATTCAGGAAGTAAAATTGGTGGGAGGCCAGGAGTTGCAGGACATCCGAAGTAACTTTACCACCACTGAGCAAATTGATTCAACGGTGCGACAATCGGTAGTGGAAAATGCGAAAGCGTATTTAAAGTTAGTGTTGCAAGATCCCGAAGTTACGTCGATGCTGCCGGATTTAGGCGTGCAAATTGATCCGAACTTTTTACTGCCGTATTTGCAAAATGAGGTAGAAGATAGCTTAAGCATTGGCTTAAATCAAACGCACCAAAATCTACGCGCCGACGAAGTGCTGGCCGAAACGTTGTTCTTTTATCCGTTTAAGCAAACGCTGTATCAACTGTCCCGGGATTTGTACGAACGCCATTATGCCAGTAAAGCAACGGTGTAA
- the purL gene encoding phosphoribosylformylglycinamidine synthase subunit PurL: protein MEQQLPTVETAKKLGLLPEEFQKIQDILGRVPNFTELSVFSVMWSEHCSYKNSIVWLKTLPKDSPHMLAKAGEENAGLVDIGGGLACSFKIESHNHPSAIEPYQGAATGVGGINRDIFTMGARPIAQLNSLRFGNLASDKTKRLLRGVVKGIGDYGNAFGIPTVGGELFFDDCYNVNPLVNAFSAGIVEVGQTASATAHGVGNPVFIIGSATGKDGIHGATFASEDISEASADKLPSVQVGDPFQEKLLLEATLEVLQTGKVVGMQDMGAAGITCSTSEMSAKGESGMDVWLDKVPTRQANMQPFEILLSESQERMLVVMEKGAEDLIYQICDKWDLYCAQIAVVTDTKRLRYYLHDELVADVPAEDLVLGGGAPVYHREYREPAYFQETLKFKIDQVTEPTSPAELKQIAEYLVQHPNICSRRWVSQQYDSMVGTATMTTNSPSDAAIVKVKGSDKAIAITVDCNSRYVNANPEEGCAIAVAEAARNIVCSGGEPLAITNCLNFGNPYVPEVYWQFVGAIKGMKKACEKFSTPVTGGNVSFYNQSSDEGPVFPTPTIGMLGLVEQKENTTTLAFQAADDLIYLVGESKNDINSSEYLYSYLNVKLSPAPAFDLDEEFKVQVAVKTIIQQQLIASAHDVSDGGLYITLVEAAMPNNLGFDIKTNPDFRKDAFLFGESQSRVVVSVKPGKQSELEAVLAEQNVPFELLGTVQTDGGRIDGEDFFKTEEVKNLYDTALEKIMQ, encoded by the coding sequence GTGGAACAACAACTCCCAACCGTAGAAACTGCTAAAAAGCTGGGTTTGCTACCTGAAGAATTCCAAAAAATTCAAGATATTCTGGGCCGTGTCCCCAACTTCACCGAACTAAGTGTTTTTTCGGTAATGTGGTCGGAACACTGCTCTTATAAAAATTCGATTGTTTGGCTAAAAACTTTGCCCAAAGATTCGCCGCACATGCTAGCAAAAGCGGGCGAAGAAAACGCCGGCTTGGTGGATATCGGAGGCGGCTTAGCCTGTTCCTTTAAAATAGAATCGCATAATCACCCTTCGGCCATTGAACCTTACCAAGGTGCTGCTACCGGAGTTGGGGGTATTAACCGGGATATTTTTACGATGGGTGCCCGGCCTATTGCCCAACTCAACTCTTTGCGCTTCGGTAATTTGGCTAGTGATAAAACCAAACGACTGCTGCGTGGTGTAGTAAAAGGTATTGGCGATTATGGTAACGCTTTCGGTATACCAACTGTGGGTGGCGAATTATTTTTTGATGATTGCTACAACGTGAATCCATTGGTTAACGCTTTTTCGGCGGGAATTGTGGAAGTAGGACAAACAGCTTCGGCTACAGCGCACGGAGTAGGTAATCCGGTATTTATTATTGGTTCTGCTACGGGCAAAGATGGTATTCACGGGGCAACTTTTGCCTCAGAAGATATTAGTGAAGCCTCCGCCGATAAATTGCCTTCGGTACAAGTTGGTGACCCTTTTCAGGAAAAATTACTACTGGAAGCTACCTTAGAAGTGCTGCAAACTGGTAAAGTAGTGGGCATGCAGGACATGGGAGCAGCAGGTATTACATGTTCTACTTCCGAAATGAGCGCCAAAGGCGAAAGCGGCATGGATGTATGGCTCGATAAAGTACCCACGCGCCAAGCCAATATGCAACCTTTCGAGATTTTACTTTCCGAAAGCCAGGAGCGCATGCTGGTAGTAATGGAAAAAGGAGCCGAAGACTTAATTTATCAGATTTGTGATAAATGGGATTTATACTGCGCCCAGATTGCCGTAGTAACGGATACCAAACGTTTACGCTATTATTTGCACGACGAGCTGGTAGCCGACGTACCTGCGGAAGATTTAGTATTAGGCGGTGGAGCACCCGTATATCATCGCGAATACCGTGAGCCTGCTTACTTCCAAGAGACTTTAAAATTTAAGATTGACCAGGTAACTGAACCCACTTCTCCGGCCGAATTAAAGCAAATAGCCGAATATTTAGTACAACACCCCAATATTTGTTCCCGGCGCTGGGTATCGCAGCAATACGACTCTATGGTAGGAACTGCTACCATGACTACTAATTCCCCTAGCGATGCCGCCATTGTAAAAGTAAAAGGTTCTGATAAAGCCATTGCTATTACCGTTGACTGCAACAGCCGCTACGTAAATGCCAACCCCGAGGAAGGTTGCGCTATTGCGGTTGCTGAAGCTGCCCGGAACATTGTGTGTTCTGGTGGCGAACCTTTAGCCATTACTAACTGCCTAAACTTTGGTAATCCTTACGTACCAGAAGTATATTGGCAATTTGTAGGTGCCATTAAAGGCATGAAAAAAGCTTGTGAAAAATTTAGTACTCCCGTTACAGGTGGTAATGTAAGTTTTTACAATCAATCCTCCGACGAAGGTCCGGTATTCCCCACTCCTACTATTGGCATGTTAGGCTTAGTAGAACAAAAAGAGAACACAACTACACTCGCTTTCCAAGCAGCCGACGATTTAATTTATTTAGTTGGTGAATCGAAAAACGATATCAACTCATCCGAGTACTTGTATTCTTATCTTAATGTAAAATTATCGCCTGCCCCTGCCTTTGATTTAGACGAAGAATTTAAGGTACAAGTAGCCGTAAAAACGATTATCCAGCAGCAATTAATAGCTTCTGCGCACGACGTATCGGATGGTGGCTTATACATTACCTTGGTGGAGGCAGCCATGCCAAATAATTTGGGCTTTGATATTAAAACAAACCCTGACTTCCGGAAGGATGCGTTTTTATTCGGCGAAAGCCAGAGCCGTGTGGTAGTATCCGTAAAGCCAGGTAAACAATCTGAATTGGAAGCTGTACTAGCAGAGCAAAACGTGCCTTTTGAACTACTCGGAACCGTACAGACGGATGGTGGCCGTATCGACGGAGAAGATTTCTTTAAAACCGAAGAAGTTAAAAACTTGTATGATACAGCTTTAGAAAAAATCATGCAGTAG